Proteins co-encoded in one Quercus robur chromosome 8, dhQueRobu3.1, whole genome shotgun sequence genomic window:
- the LOC126696834 gene encoding heterogeneous nuclear ribonucleoprotein Q, translating into MAEGTEVEERVDLDEDNYMEDDDVEEQIDDDEDGADGAGYDNDEENVEEVHEDSIAEASGKDQSPDTDRGHVASESIEDEERPTAPIDEEKKEKWAELLALPPHGSEVFIGGLPRDAREEDLRDLCEPIGEVLEVRLMKDKDTGDAKGYAFIAFKTKEVAQKAIEEIHSKEFKGKTLRCSLSETKHRLFVGNVPKSWTEDEFRKVIEEVGPGLDSIELIKDPQNPSRNRGFAFVLYYNNACADYSRQKMSSVNFKLDGNTPTVTWADPKSTPDHAAASQVKALYVKNIPENTSTEKLKELFQRHGEVTKVVMPPGKASGKRDFGFIHYAERSSALKAVKDTEKYEIDGQVLEVVLAKPQTDKKFEGSYPHNAGPHPNHLPHPGYGGFAGNPYGSLGAGYGVATSFQQPVIYGRGPMPAGMHMVPMVLPDGRIGYVLQQPGMQVPSPSPSPSPRPRRIDRSNGPSGQPGRGGGGDEGNRGRRYRPY; encoded by the exons ATGGCAGAAGGTACGGAAGTTGAAGAGCGGGTGGATCTTGATGAGGACAATTACATGGAAGACGATGATGTTGAAGAACAGatagatgatgatgaggatggtGCAGATGGAGCTGGGTATGATAATGATGAAGAGAATGTGGAAGAAGTACATGAGGACTCTATAGCTGAGGCTAGTGGTAAAGACCAGTCACCAGATACAGATAGAGGACACGTTGCCTCTGAATCCattgaagatgaagaaaggCCTACTGCTCCTATTGATGAGGAGAAAAAGGAGAAGTGGGCTGAACTTCTTGCCCTTCCTCCGCATGGGTCTGAAGTTTTCATTGGTGGACTTCCTCGAGATGCCCGGGAAGAAGACTTGAGGGATCTCTGTGAGCCAATAGGCGAAGTTCTCGAG GTAAGATTGATGAAAGATAAGGATACTGGTGATGCCAAGGGTTATGCTTTCAtagcatttaaaacaaaagaggTTGCACAAAAGGCCATTGAAGAGATACATAGCAAAGAATTCAAG GGTAAAACCTTAAGGTGTTCACTGTCCGAAACTAAGCACAGATTATTTGTCGGTAATGTTCCAAAGAGCTGGACAGAGGATGAGTTTAGAAAAGTCATTGAGGAGGTTGGTCCAGGACTTGACAGCATTGAGCTTATAAAG GATCCTCAAAATCCAAGCAGAAATCGTggctttgcttttgttttgtattacaATAATGCTTGTGCCGATTATTCAAGGCAGAAAATGTCAAGTGTGAATTTCAAGTTGGATGGCAATACCCCGACTGTCACCTGGGCTGATCCAAAGAGTACGCCTGATCATGCTGCTGCTTCTCAG GTTAAGGCTCTTTATGTGAAAAACATTCCGGAGAACACTAGTACTGAAAAACTGAAGGAACTATTTCAGCGCCATGGAGAAGTAACGAAAGTGGTTATGCCACCTGGCAAAGCTAGTGGCAAACGAGATTTTGGATTTATCCATTATGCTGAAAGATCAAGTGCATTGAAGGCTGTTAAAGATACAGAGAAATATGAAATTGATg GCCAAGTGTTGGAGGTTGTACTTGCTAAACCTCAGACTGATAAAAAGTTTGAAGGTTCTTATCCCCATAATGCTGGGCCTCATCCAAACCATCTTCCACATCCTGGATATGGCGGTTTTGCTGGTAATCCATATGGTTCTCTAGGGGCTGGATATGGCGTTGCCACTAGTTTTCAGCAG CCAGTGATATACGGTAGGGGTCCAATGCCAGCAGGAATGCATATGGTCCCAATGGTTCTACCAGATGGTCGAATTGGTTATGTTCT CCAGCAGCCAGGCATGCAGGTACCATCTCCATCCCCATCTCCATCCCCTCGGCCTCGCAGAATAGATCGGAGCAATGGTCCAAGTGGACAACCAGGTCGAGGAGGAGGTGGTGATGAAGGCAATCGTGGCAGGAGGTACCGACCCTATTAG